AAATAATTCAAACATCCGGAAGAAGAAAAACTGCAATTGCAAGAGCAACATTACAAGCAGGAACAGGAGTTGTAAGATTTAATAATCAAGTTATTGATTTCATAGAACCTAAATTATTAAGATTAAAGCTTCAGGAACCATTATTTTTTGCAAAAAAAGTGGCCGACAAATTAAATATATCAATAAAAACCCATGGTGGGGGATATTTAGGTCAGATTGAAGCTGCCCGTCTTGCAATGGCAAGAGGTCTTGTTGTATATGACAAAAAATTAGAAAAAACTTTTTTAGATTATGATAGGCATTTATTAGTTGCTGATATAAGAAGAAAAGAACAGCGTAAACCTAACGATTCAAAAGCAAGAGCAAAAAGACAAAAATCGTACAGGTAGATTTATAATTCAAAGAGGATTCACAATACAAAATGGCAAAAAAATCTCGTGGATTAAACGCAGGAATCAAGCTTAAAGAGAGAAGAAAAGTTTCAAAAAAACCTAGAAGGTCAGCATTAAAGAAAAAGACCGATCCATTACAAGGAGCTTCCCAGGCAAAAGGCATTGTGCTTGAAAAGGTACAAAGAGAAGCTAAACAACCAAACTCTGCAATGAGGCGTTGCGCAAGAGTCCAGCTTGTCAAGAATGGCATACAGATTACTGCATTTATTCCGGGCATGGGCGCATCTAAACTTGTAGATGAACACGATGAAGTTATCGTTGAATGCATTGGCGGAAAAATGGGTCGTTCAAAAGGAGATATCCCTGGTGTCAGGTGGCAAGTTATTAAAGTAAACGACCAATCACTTAGAGGATTATTAAGCGGCAAGTTAGAAAAAGCGAGGAAATAAAAATAATTATCGGTTTTTAATATTCAAGATTTTAAACAAATAAGGTTGAAAAATGACAGAAATATTAGCATTTAACAGATGGTCAACAAATGGAATTATAGTAAAAGATCCAGGATTAGCCAGATATATTAATTTAGATCCAAAGATTGTGCCAAAAACAAATGCTAGATGGATTGGTAGACAATTCCATAAATCTAAAACATTTATTGTTGAAAGATTAATCAATAGAATTAGAGTAACCGGACATAAGTCTAAGCAGCATCATTTTAAAACTTCGGGACATATGGCTACGCAGGGCATCAATGCATATAACATTATTGAAAAAGTATTTTTAAGAATAGAAAAACAAACTAAAGAAAATCCAATAAAAGTTTTCGTTAAAGCTATTGAAAATGCAGCCCCAAGAGAGGAAATTGTTACAATTGAATATGGGGGAGCGCGTTACCCTAAAGCCGTTGATTCTTCACCTCAGAGAAGAATTGACTTAGTATTAAAATTAATCTCACAAGGTTCATATCATAAATCTTTTAATTCTAAAAAGTCAATTGTTGATACTTTATCAGAAGAAATTGTGAACGCTTATAATTCAAGCCCTAATTCCGCAGTCATTGCTAAGAAAAACGAACTTGAAAGACAAGCAGACAGTTCAAGGTAAACAAATCTTTTTGTATTGAATTGTCATTTGTTTTTATAAAATCGTAGGCAGAATATCTCCCCCTATTTGTGAAATGAATGCCGTGCCTCTATTAAATGTACTTTAATAGACAACTTCAAACTTATCTTTGGTTTATGAAACTATAGCATATTAGCCAAAAAATTGATTAATCATCCATCGGACATATACACTCCCTACGGTCGAATTTATCAGTAATCCAAAAATTCTAAAATTTTCCTTCGGAACGTTGCACTAAATTTTAGGTCTTCCTTTTGATCAGACGAATATAACGGGGCCGATGTTATATTCCATTTTTTCCTCGCTAAATTTTAGTTAAAATATTGTCTCGGCTTCGCCTCGTGATTGATTGGAA
This sequence is a window from Candidatus Woesearchaeota archaeon. Protein-coding genes within it:
- a CDS encoding 30S ribosomal protein S9, with the protein product MVKIIQTSGRRKTAIARATLQAGTGVVRFNNQVIDFIEPKLLRLKLQEPLFFAKKVADKLNISIKTHGGGYLGQIEAARLAMARGLVVYDKKLEKTFLDYDRHLLVADIRRKEQRKPNDSKARAKRQKSYR
- a CDS encoding 30S ribosomal protein S12, which codes for MAKKSRGLNAGIKLKERRKVSKKPRRSALKKKTDPLQGASQAKGIVLEKVQREAKQPNSAMRRCARVQLVKNGIQITAFIPGMGASKLVDEHDEVIVECIGGKMGRSKGDIPGVRWQVIKVNDQSLRGLLSGKLEKARK
- the rpsG gene encoding 30S ribosomal protein S7, coding for MTEILAFNRWSTNGIIVKDPGLARYINLDPKIVPKTNARWIGRQFHKSKTFIVERLINRIRVTGHKSKQHHFKTSGHMATQGINAYNIIEKVFLRIEKQTKENPIKVFVKAIENAAPREEIVTIEYGGARYPKAVDSSPQRRIDLVLKLISQGSYHKSFNSKKSIVDTLSEEIVNAYNSSPNSAVIAKKNELERQADSSR